The following are encoded in a window of Candidatus Rokuibacteriota bacterium genomic DNA:
- the mgtA gene encoding magnesium-translocating P-type ATPase produces the protein MASQPFWAATRDDVLAEAGSSSAGLSSDDAGARLKRVGPNEHAPPRRFEALRELGAYLVNPLVLILLVASAVSAAFGQVVSSLIIACMLLLSVALNFSQAYQSQVAARWLRDRVGQRATVLRDGRAQEIPAREVVPGDVVRLTAGDLVPGDGRLLSSRDLFLNEAALTGESLPREKHADAAVGAGTSLGEAPTAVLQGTSVVSGLGEAVIVRTGARTEFGQVAARLAGRVPETEFERGARQFGMLILQIVLLLVLFVFLVNALVRRDPLESFLFAVALAVGLTPELLPMIVSVTLASGAVRMARKKVIVKRLAAIENFGSMDILFSDKTGTLTVGEISVSRHVNARGEEDEAVIRLAALNSAFQTGLKSPMDEAILRHEHPDVVRYRSCDEIPFDFQRRRMSVVVESGGERLLITKGAPESVLPACGALELAGASTPLDAAARAEIEALFRRLSGDGYRVLAVAYRPVPRQAAYGIADECELRFVGFAAFLDPPREGVADMLAALKADGITVKIITGDNELVTQHICRQVGLDADEIVLGDAVERMSDPALAAVAERTQVFARASPMQKNRIILALRSRGHVLGCMGDGINDAPALRSADVGISVDTAVDVARDAADIILLEKRLDVLHEGVLEGRRSFGNIMKYVLMGTSSNFGNMLSMAAASMFLPFLPMLPLQILLNNFLYDLAQVPIPSDRVDGTYTLKPKRWNVHFIRRFMLVIGPLSSIYDFLTFAVMLWLFHANESLFQTGWFVESLATQTLVIFVIRTAGRPWKSRPSAGLTWGVCACVAAGAAIPFTPLAPWLGFTPLPPLFFAILVLMIVTYLGLVEVVKRWFYRRYSI, from the coding sequence ATGGCTTCCCAGCCCTTCTGGGCTGCGACCCGCGACGACGTCCTGGCCGAGGCCGGCAGCTCGAGCGCCGGTCTCAGCTCCGACGACGCCGGGGCCCGCCTCAAGCGCGTCGGTCCCAACGAGCACGCGCCGCCGCGTCGCTTCGAAGCGCTCAGAGAGCTCGGCGCCTACCTCGTCAACCCGCTGGTCCTGATCCTGCTCGTGGCGAGCGCCGTGTCGGCCGCCTTCGGCCAGGTGGTGAGTTCCCTGATCATCGCCTGCATGCTGCTGCTGAGCGTTGCGCTCAACTTCAGCCAGGCGTATCAGTCGCAGGTGGCGGCGCGGTGGCTCCGCGACCGGGTCGGCCAGCGCGCCACCGTCCTGCGCGACGGCCGGGCGCAGGAAATCCCGGCGCGGGAGGTGGTGCCGGGCGACGTCGTCCGTCTCACAGCCGGCGACCTCGTCCCGGGTGACGGCCGCCTGCTGTCGAGCAGGGACCTCTTCCTCAACGAGGCCGCGCTGACCGGCGAGTCGCTCCCGCGCGAGAAGCACGCCGACGCGGCGGTCGGGGCCGGGACGTCGCTCGGGGAAGCCCCCACGGCCGTGCTCCAGGGCACGTCCGTGGTGAGCGGCCTCGGCGAGGCTGTGATCGTCCGCACCGGCGCCCGCACCGAATTCGGGCAGGTGGCGGCGCGGCTCGCCGGTCGCGTGCCGGAGACCGAGTTCGAGCGCGGCGCGCGCCAGTTCGGGATGCTCATCCTCCAGATTGTGCTCCTGCTGGTCCTCTTCGTGTTCCTGGTCAACGCCCTGGTCCGGCGCGACCCGCTCGAGTCCTTCCTCTTCGCCGTGGCCCTGGCCGTGGGACTCACGCCCGAGCTCCTGCCCATGATCGTCTCGGTGACGCTGGCCTCGGGTGCCGTCCGCATGGCGCGGAAGAAGGTCATCGTCAAGCGCCTGGCCGCCATCGAGAACTTCGGTAGCATGGACATCCTCTTCAGCGACAAAACGGGCACGCTGACGGTGGGCGAGATCTCCGTCTCGCGCCACGTCAACGCCCGCGGCGAGGAGGACGAGGCGGTGATCCGCCTGGCTGCGCTCAACAGCGCTTTCCAGACAGGCCTCAAGAGCCCGATGGATGAGGCCATCCTCCGTCACGAGCATCCCGACGTCGTGCGCTACCGCTCGTGCGACGAGATCCCGTTCGATTTTCAGCGGCGCCGCATGTCCGTGGTCGTCGAGAGCGGCGGCGAGCGCCTCCTGATCACCAAGGGCGCGCCCGAGAGCGTGCTGCCGGCCTGCGGCGCGCTCGAGCTCGCGGGCGCGTCCACCCCGCTCGACGCGGCGGCCCGGGCCGAGATCGAGGCGCTGTTCCGGCGCCTCTCCGGCGACGGTTACCGCGTCCTCGCGGTCGCGTACCGGCCCGTGCCGCGCCAGGCCGCCTACGGCATCGCCGACGAGTGCGAGCTTCGGTTCGTGGGCTTCGCCGCCTTCCTGGACCCGCCCCGCGAGGGCGTAGCGGACATGCTGGCCGCGCTCAAGGCCGATGGCATCACGGTCAAGATCATCACGGGGGACAACGAGCTCGTGACCCAGCACATCTGCCGGCAGGTCGGCCTCGACGCCGACGAGATCGTGCTGGGAGACGCGGTCGAGCGCATGTCCGACCCGGCACTGGCGGCCGTGGCCGAGCGCACTCAGGTCTTCGCGCGCGCGTCGCCGATGCAGAAGAACCGGATCATTCTGGCGCTGCGCTCGCGCGGCCACGTGTTGGGATGCATGGGCGATGGCATCAACGACGCCCCGGCGCTGCGATCGGCCGACGTCGGCATCTCGGTGGATACGGCCGTGGACGTGGCGCGGGACGCCGCCGACATCATCCTGCTCGAGAAGCGGCTCGACGTTCTCCACGAAGGCGTGCTCGAGGGTCGGCGGAGCTTTGGCAACATCATGAAGTACGTGCTGATGGGCACGAGCTCAAACTTTGGCAACATGCTGAGCATGGCAGCGGCCTCGATGTTTCTGCCCTTCCTGCCGATGCTGCCGCTGCAGATCCTGCTCAACAACTTCCTGTACGACCTGGCGCAGGTACCCATCCCGTCGGACCGCGTGGACGGCACCTACACGCTCAAGCCCAAGCGCTGGAACGTGCATTTCATCCGGCGGTTCATGCTGGTGATCGGGCCGCTCTCCTCGATCTATGACTTCCTGACCTTCGCCGTGATGCTGTGGCTCTTCCACGCCAACGAGTCCCTGTTCCAGACCGGCTGGTTCGTCGAATCGCTCGCGACTCAGACTCTCGTGATCTTCGTCATCCGCACCGCCGGACGGCCGTGGAAGAGCCGGCCGAGCGCGGGTCTCACCTGGGGTGTGTGCGCCTGCGTGGCGGCGGGCGCCGCGATCCCGTTCACGCCCTTGGCGCCGTGGCTCGGTTTCACGCCGCTGCCGCCGCTCTTCTTCGCGATCCTCGTGCTGATGATCGTGACGTATCTCGGGCTCGTCGAGGTCGTCAAGCGCTGGTTCTACCGCCGGTACTCGATTTAG
- a CDS encoding CBS domain-containing protein — MLKQIAVKPVVTASARMTIAEAARAMKQKNVGALIVVNAGRPLGVLTDRDIAMDVVAAGKDPDAVRVEDVMRKKPATLREDLGLMDAARIFAKTGVRRLPVVDKAGRVSGIVALDDLMMLLGNEMGLVAGALAAGLRKAS, encoded by the coding sequence ATGCTCAAGCAGATCGCCGTGAAGCCCGTCGTCACCGCCTCGGCCCGCATGACCATCGCCGAGGCCGCGCGCGCCATGAAGCAGAAGAATGTGGGCGCGCTGATCGTTGTCAACGCGGGGCGGCCGCTCGGCGTGCTCACCGACCGGGACATCGCCATGGACGTGGTCGCCGCGGGCAAGGACCCGGACGCCGTGCGCGTGGAGGACGTGATGCGGAAGAAGCCCGCCACGCTCCGGGAGGACCTGGGACTCATGGACGCCGCCCGGATCTTCGCCAAGACCGGCGTCCGGCGCCTGCCGGTGGTGGACAAGGCCGGGCGGGTCTCCGGCATCGTCGCCCTCGATGACCTGATGATGCTGCTCGGCAACGAGATGGGCCTCGTGGCCGGCGCCCTGGCTGCAGGGCTCCGGAAGGCGAGCTAG
- a CDS encoding AMP-binding protein encodes MSEGRASVERRVLAIVAGLVVELGGPSAGRAPSLDDTLDRDLGIGSLERVELLLRIEKSFGVRLPDAVMEEASNPRDLAKAVLVGGPRGVEAPPEAVRLPGPGVPAPASAGTLVDVLAWQAEARPDRVHVLLRQEDGSERPITYGDLWRGARAAAAGLRGLGVDPGAAVALMLRTEPAFFEAFFGALMAGLVPVPIYPPFRRDRIEEYARRQATILANAQARVLVTFAEGLPVGHLLRSLVPSIGAVTTVPALEAAAPELSLPHALAEEPALIQYTSGSTGEPKGVLLSHANVLANIRAIGQAIDIRHDDVAVSWLPLYHDMGLIGCWLGALYFGVPLVLLSPMTFLARPARWLWALHAHRGTLSAAPNFAFDLCVRKVADDEIRGLDLSSWRLALNGSEAVSAETVERFTRRFAAYGLKPETVCPVYGLAEASVALSVPRLGAPPRIDRVGRDAFERTRQARPADQSEQAPLRVVGCGRPLTGHEIHIVDETGRALGERLEGRIEFRGPSVTSGYFRNPVATRDAVRDGWMDSGDLGYVADGDLFVTGRRKDLIKKAGRNLYPQEVEEIVGGVPGVRRGCVAAFGVPDPEIGTERLVVVAETREALGAQPSRLEAAVQDRVVAALGVPADAVVIGPPGAVLKTSSGKIRRGATREAYVSGTLGRLRGSPRVQWWRLLRGTLRSRLGRAAVRFGGWALGCYLGVLLLVTLPALWLGILVAPGARVADRVVRLWCRVILALSGCAIRLEGAEHLRGGGPAVLAANHASYLDVVLLLAALPADFRFVAKRELLSAPLVGRLIRKVGHLTVERGRAPQSVADAARVTEALRAGVSVLVFPEGTFVRSAGILPFRLGAFKAAMETGSPIIPIVLRGTREVLPAEVWLPRPGPLTVAVGTPLRSGKDGWPEMVRLRDETRNWIARRSGERLLERAPTAS; translated from the coding sequence GTGAGCGAGGGCCGCGCGTCGGTCGAGCGGCGGGTGCTCGCTATCGTTGCGGGCCTCGTGGTGGAGTTGGGCGGCCCGTCCGCGGGGCGGGCGCCCAGCCTCGACGACACGCTCGACCGGGATCTTGGCATCGGGAGCCTCGAGCGTGTCGAGCTCCTGCTGCGGATCGAGAAGTCCTTCGGGGTCCGCCTGCCCGATGCCGTCATGGAAGAAGCCTCGAACCCGCGGGATCTGGCGAAGGCTGTGCTGGTGGGCGGCCCGCGCGGGGTCGAGGCGCCGCCCGAGGCTGTCCGACTGCCGGGCCCCGGGGTGCCGGCCCCGGCTTCCGCCGGCACGCTCGTGGACGTTCTGGCGTGGCAGGCCGAGGCGCGCCCGGATCGGGTGCACGTCCTCCTTCGACAGGAGGACGGCAGCGAGCGCCCCATCACGTACGGCGATCTCTGGCGCGGCGCCCGGGCGGCCGCAGCCGGCTTGCGTGGTCTCGGGGTCGATCCCGGCGCGGCCGTAGCGCTCATGCTGCGCACCGAGCCGGCCTTCTTCGAGGCCTTCTTCGGCGCGCTGATGGCCGGCCTGGTGCCCGTACCGATCTACCCGCCGTTCAGACGTGACCGCATCGAGGAGTACGCGCGCCGGCAGGCCACCATCCTCGCGAACGCCCAGGCCCGCGTCCTCGTGACCTTCGCGGAAGGTCTGCCGGTGGGGCACCTCCTGCGCTCCCTGGTGCCTTCGATCGGTGCCGTCACGACAGTGCCCGCTTTGGAGGCTGCGGCACCGGAGCTGTCCCTGCCCCACGCCCTGGCCGAAGAGCCCGCCCTGATCCAGTACACTTCGGGCAGCACGGGCGAGCCCAAGGGCGTCCTCCTCTCCCACGCCAACGTCCTCGCGAATATCCGCGCCATAGGCCAGGCGATCGACATACGCCACGATGACGTGGCCGTAAGCTGGCTGCCGCTCTACCACGACATGGGGCTGATCGGCTGCTGGCTGGGCGCGCTCTACTTCGGCGTGCCGCTCGTCCTCCTCTCGCCAATGACTTTCCTCGCGCGTCCGGCACGCTGGCTCTGGGCGCTGCACGCGCACCGGGGCACGCTGTCGGCCGCGCCGAATTTCGCGTTCGACCTCTGCGTGCGGAAGGTGGCCGACGACGAGATCCGCGGGCTCGATCTCTCGTCGTGGCGCCTGGCGCTCAACGGCTCCGAGGCGGTGAGCGCGGAGACTGTCGAGCGCTTCACCCGGCGCTTCGCCGCCTACGGCCTCAAACCCGAGACGGTCTGCCCGGTGTACGGGCTCGCGGAAGCTTCCGTCGCGCTCTCCGTCCCCCGGCTCGGCGCCCCACCCCGTATCGACCGCGTAGGACGCGACGCCTTCGAGCGGACGCGGCAGGCGCGGCCGGCGGACCAGTCCGAGCAGGCGCCGCTCCGCGTCGTCGGCTGCGGACGTCCGCTGACAGGCCACGAGATCCACATCGTGGACGAGACAGGCCGCGCGCTCGGGGAGCGCCTGGAGGGACGCATCGAGTTCCGGGGACCGTCGGTGACGAGCGGCTACTTCCGCAATCCGGTGGCGACACGCGACGCCGTCCGCGATGGCTGGATGGACTCGGGCGACCTCGGCTATGTCGCCGACGGCGACCTCTTCGTGACGGGCCGGCGGAAGGACCTGATCAAGAAGGCGGGCCGGAACCTCTACCCGCAGGAAGTGGAGGAGATCGTGGGCGGCGTGCCTGGGGTCCGGCGCGGGTGTGTGGCGGCCTTCGGGGTTCCGGATCCTGAGATCGGGACCGAGCGGCTCGTAGTGGTCGCCGAGACCCGCGAGGCTCTCGGTGCGCAGCCGTCCCGGCTGGAAGCCGCCGTGCAGGACCGTGTCGTCGCTGCCCTCGGCGTGCCGGCCGATGCAGTCGTCATCGGCCCGCCGGGGGCAGTCCTCAAGACCTCGAGCGGGAAGATTCGGCGCGGGGCCACACGCGAGGCGTACGTCAGCGGCACTCTCGGACGCCTGCGAGGGTCGCCCCGCGTCCAGTGGTGGAGGCTCCTCCGCGGCACCCTCCGCAGCAGGCTGGGCCGTGCGGCCGTGCGCTTCGGGGGCTGGGCGCTCGGGTGCTACCTCGGAGTGCTCCTCCTGGTGACGCTGCCGGCCCTCTGGCTCGGCATACTCGTGGCGCCGGGGGCGCGGGTTGCCGACCGCGTGGTGCGGCTGTGGTGCCGGGTCATCCTGGCCCTCAGCGGTTGCGCGATCCGCCTCGAAGGCGCCGAGCACCTGCGGGGCGGCGGCCCCGCCGTCCTGGCCGCGAACCACGCGAGCTACCTCGACGTGGTCCTCCTGCTCGCGGCCCTGCCTGCCGACTTCCGATTCGTGGCCAAGCGTGAGTTGCTCAGCGCACCGCTGGTCGGCAGGCTCATCCGCAAGGTCGGCCACCTCACCGTCGAGCGGGGCCGGGCGCCGCAGAGCGTCGCCGATGCCGCCCGCGTCACCGAGGCCCTCCGCGCCGGCGTCTCGGTCCTCGTGTTCCCCGAAGGCACGTTCGTCCGGTCGGCCGGCATCCTGCCGTTCCGGCTCGGCGCCTTCAAGGCCGCAATGGAGACCGGCAGTCCTATCATCCCGATCGTGTTGCGCGGCACGCGGGAGGTGCTTCCGGCCG